Proteins co-encoded in one Luteolibacter rhizosphaerae genomic window:
- a CDS encoding EI24 domain-containing protein — MKPPVLGVREGLRSIPEALRILLRRPAILLWLVPPLLIALLLDLLAFYFAFGWMRAGIRSLVSEQGYSAWLVKVLDVSGAIAVVLLLGWSFAWLFLALSNPFQDFISAAVERERKGGQVQDSAGFRGLVSGLLKGGVQAVVLTLLTVPVLLLGFIPLMGPVIVFSWSSFVMGFSFVTIPMRRLRERVALARRERAAVMGLGMVISVGALVPLLNVLCLPVFVVAGTVLFLKAEERR; from the coding sequence GAGAGAGGGTCTGCGCTCGATTCCCGAGGCGCTCCGGATCTTGTTACGCCGCCCAGCGATCCTGCTATGGCTGGTCCCGCCCCTTCTGATCGCCCTGCTGCTGGACCTATTGGCGTTCTACTTCGCCTTCGGATGGATGCGTGCGGGGATCCGCTCGCTGGTATCGGAGCAGGGATACAGCGCGTGGCTGGTGAAGGTGCTGGATGTCTCCGGTGCGATCGCGGTGGTCCTGCTGCTGGGGTGGAGTTTCGCTTGGCTCTTTCTAGCCCTTTCGAATCCCTTCCAAGACTTCATCTCCGCGGCGGTGGAGCGGGAGCGGAAGGGCGGCCAGGTTCAGGACTCGGCCGGGTTCCGGGGCCTTGTCTCGGGTCTTCTCAAGGGCGGGGTGCAGGCGGTGGTGTTGACGTTGCTGACGGTGCCGGTGTTGCTCCTCGGCTTCATTCCGCTGATGGGGCCGGTGATTGTGTTCAGCTGGAGCTCTTTCGTGATGGGGTTCTCGTTTGTCACGATCCCGATGCGCCGCTTGCGCGAGCGGGTGGCACTGGCCCGGCGCGAGCGTGCTGCGGTGATGGGACTGGGAATGGTGATCTCCGTCGGAGCGCTGGTGCCGCTTCTGAATGTGCTATGCCTACCGGTGTTTGTCGTGGCGGGGACCGTTCTCTTCCTGAAGGCAGAGGAACGCCGCTAG
- a CDS encoding CotH kinase family protein — translation MNILPVSALPVLLLSLSALAQEPQPGPFPGGPPVQAERKLLAQFDQNADERLDKAERAAAREFLKANPAPQRGGPRGPGPGGPRGGGPGGFGSREEETPVSPGKHISPGEVPASHSSDLYTQDSIRTLFLDFENQDWEAELEAFHGTDVEIPATLTADGKSYSGVGVHFRGMSSYMMVSAGRKRSLNLALDFTDPKQRINGYKTLNLLNSHGDGSFLSAVLYSHIARKHIPAPKVNLVRVVINGENWGVYVNQQQFNKDFLQENYRTSKGARWKVRGSPNGRGGLEYAGEDLAEYKQRYEMKSGDDEDWKSLVKLCKTLSETPADQLEAALKPLLDIERTLWFLALDCALINGDGYWVRASDYSLYRDREGKFHLIPGDMNEAFRPAGGGPPGFGGGRRGGRDQAPRDDTAQQAPREGQPPQQGNRKNGEGLKLDPLTGLDDAGKPLRSKLLAVPSLRSRYLAKVRTIAQEDLDWSKLGPVVEHYRKRAADEINADTRTLSRNGEFEKLTADQPAAEEGDTGRGHGAMPLRSFAEQRRAYLLSVTE, via the coding sequence ATGAACATCCTACCCGTATCCGCCCTCCCCGTTCTTCTTCTCTCGCTTTCTGCTCTCGCCCAAGAACCCCAGCCCGGCCCCTTTCCCGGTGGACCACCGGTGCAGGCCGAGCGCAAGCTCCTCGCCCAGTTCGACCAGAATGCCGACGAGCGTCTCGACAAAGCCGAGCGCGCCGCCGCCCGCGAGTTCCTGAAGGCGAATCCCGCCCCGCAACGAGGTGGCCCCCGGGGGCCCGGTCCGGGAGGCCCACGTGGAGGCGGCCCCGGCGGATTCGGTTCGCGCGAAGAGGAAACCCCCGTATCACCCGGCAAGCACATTAGCCCTGGCGAAGTTCCGGCATCCCACTCCTCCGATCTCTACACCCAGGATTCGATCCGGACCCTTTTCCTCGATTTCGAGAACCAGGACTGGGAGGCCGAGCTCGAAGCGTTTCACGGTACGGACGTCGAGATTCCCGCCACCCTCACCGCCGATGGCAAGAGCTACTCCGGGGTCGGTGTCCACTTCCGCGGAATGTCCAGCTACATGATGGTATCCGCAGGGAGGAAGCGCTCCCTGAATCTCGCCTTGGACTTCACCGACCCGAAGCAGCGGATCAACGGTTACAAGACTCTCAATCTGCTCAACTCCCACGGCGACGGCAGCTTCCTCAGCGCGGTCCTCTACTCGCACATCGCGCGCAAGCACATCCCCGCACCGAAGGTGAACCTCGTCCGCGTCGTGATCAACGGCGAGAACTGGGGCGTCTATGTGAACCAGCAGCAGTTCAACAAGGACTTCCTGCAGGAGAACTACCGCACCTCCAAGGGTGCCCGCTGGAAAGTCCGCGGCTCTCCGAACGGCCGCGGCGGGCTGGAATATGCCGGAGAAGATCTGGCCGAATACAAGCAGCGCTACGAAATGAAGAGCGGTGACGACGAGGATTGGAAGTCTCTCGTAAAGCTCTGCAAGACGCTCTCCGAGACGCCCGCCGACCAACTCGAAGCCGCGCTCAAACCCCTGCTCGATATCGAGAGGACGCTCTGGTTCCTCGCCCTTGATTGCGCGCTGATCAATGGAGACGGCTATTGGGTCCGGGCCAGCGACTACAGCCTCTACCGCGACCGCGAGGGGAAGTTCCACCTGATCCCGGGTGACATGAATGAAGCCTTCCGCCCGGCTGGGGGTGGCCCTCCGGGATTCGGCGGCGGACGCCGTGGAGGCCGTGATCAGGCACCGCGAGATGATACTGCGCAACAAGCGCCCCGCGAGGGGCAGCCCCCGCAGCAGGGCAATCGGAAGAATGGCGAAGGCCTCAAGCTCGATCCTCTCACCGGTCTCGACGATGCTGGAAAGCCCCTGCGCTCGAAGCTTCTCGCCGTTCCATCGCTCCGCAGCCGCTATCTTGCGAAGGTCCGCACCATCGCCCAGGAAGACCTCGACTGGTCCAAGCTCGGCCCCGTGGTGGAGCATTACCGCAAGCGGGCGGCAGACGAGATCAACGCCGACACCCGCACGCTCTCGCGCAATGGCGAGTTCGAGAAGCTAACAGCCGATCAGCCCGCTGCGGAAGAAGGCGACACCGGCCGCGGCCACGGAGCCATGCCGCTCCGCAGCTTCGCCGAACAGCGCCGGGCTTATCTCCTATCCGTGACGGAATAA
- a CDS encoding pyridoxal phosphate-dependent aminotransferase, producing MDSISSRIQEVTPSLTLAVTNQAKAMLAKGEEVYGLAGGEPEVDTPQFIKDAAIAAMQSGKTKYTPSGGIPELREALAAKLIGDNNLAYDPKQICVTSGAKMACFNAILAVVEEGDEVIIPTPYWVSYPEMVKLAGGKPVLVETKESNGWKMTAEQFEAAMTPATKMVILNSPSNPTGAVYTEQELRDIGEVALSEDIVILSDEIYEKLIYGDNKHVSIASLSQELYDLTITVNGFSKAYSMTGWRLGYTAAPKALAEAIDKIQNHTVSNATTFAQYGALAALQGDQTFISDLRDEYDVKRQFVFARLRGINNIRVVEPKGAFYFFVYTGQLGLKSMNLTDKLLSRYKVAAVPGIAFGYDEGIRLSYCTTLDVLNEGLTRFEQFCREH from the coding sequence ATGGACAGCATTTCATCCCGAATCCAAGAGGTCACTCCCTCGCTCACTCTCGCGGTCACCAATCAGGCCAAGGCCATGCTCGCCAAGGGCGAAGAAGTCTACGGACTGGCCGGTGGCGAACCGGAAGTGGATACCCCGCAGTTCATCAAGGACGCCGCCATCGCGGCCATGCAGTCGGGCAAGACCAAGTACACGCCTTCCGGCGGTATCCCGGAACTCCGCGAAGCCCTCGCCGCGAAGCTGATCGGCGATAACAACCTCGCCTACGATCCCAAGCAGATCTGCGTGACCTCCGGTGCCAAGATGGCCTGCTTCAACGCGATCCTCGCGGTGGTCGAGGAAGGCGATGAAGTGATCATCCCGACCCCTTACTGGGTCAGCTACCCGGAGATGGTGAAGCTCGCCGGCGGCAAGCCCGTGCTAGTCGAGACCAAGGAGTCCAACGGCTGGAAGATGACCGCCGAACAGTTCGAGGCCGCCATGACCCCGGCGACCAAGATGGTCATCCTCAACTCGCCCTCGAACCCCACCGGTGCCGTCTACACCGAGCAGGAACTCCGCGATATCGGTGAGGTTGCCCTCTCCGAGGACATCGTGATCCTGTCCGACGAGATCTACGAGAAGCTCATCTACGGCGACAACAAGCACGTCTCCATCGCCTCGCTGAGCCAGGAGCTCTACGACCTGACGATCACGGTGAACGGCTTCTCGAAGGCCTACTCCATGACCGGCTGGCGTCTCGGCTACACCGCGGCGCCGAAGGCCTTGGCCGAAGCGATCGACAAGATCCAGAACCACACGGTTTCGAACGCCACCACCTTCGCCCAGTACGGCGCCCTCGCCGCGCTGCAGGGTGACCAGACCTTCATCAGCGACCTGCGCGACGAGTACGATGTGAAGCGCCAATTCGTCTTCGCCCGTCTCCGCGGCATCAACAACATCCGCGTCGTCGAGCCGAAGGGCGCCTTCTACTTCTTCGTCTACACCGGCCAGCTCGGCCTGAAGTCGATGAACCTCACCGACAAGCTTCTCAGCCGCTACAAGGTGGCCGCCGTTCCCGGCATCGCCTTCGGCTACGACGAGGGTATCCGCCTCAGCTACTGCACCACGCTGGACGTGCTGAACGAAGGCCTTACCCGCTTCGAGCAATTCTGCCGCGAGCACTGA
- a CDS encoding 50S ribosomal protein L11 methyltransferase gives MFVWSKLSASKWLDAWEDRFHGNPNFVLHVLKGGRSLRVEVFCATKAEGDAIAKQFGGTVRKLSSDWKNASPEIPPPLKVRNAFIVTQASAAKDLKQLAKDFPGRELISIPPEMAFGTGDHATTSTCLRILVDIAKTRGAGWSCADLGTGSGLLAIAARKLGAGDTFACDHDPFAVKVAERNFERNGTPGIETKELDILTWKPRKKYDVVLANIFSTVLIQAFPVITKTLRPGGDIVLSGILADQAWDVFTAAASHGLGFPEVIRKGRWITARGAWMNDLTA, from the coding sequence ATGTTCGTCTGGTCCAAGCTCTCCGCCTCCAAGTGGCTTGATGCCTGGGAGGACCGTTTCCACGGCAATCCCAATTTCGTCCTCCATGTCCTGAAGGGCGGCCGCTCCCTTCGTGTCGAAGTCTTCTGCGCCACCAAGGCCGAAGGCGATGCGATCGCCAAGCAATTCGGAGGCACCGTCCGCAAGCTCTCGTCGGATTGGAAAAACGCCTCTCCGGAGATCCCTCCGCCGCTCAAAGTGCGGAATGCTTTCATCGTAACCCAAGCCTCCGCGGCCAAGGACCTCAAGCAACTGGCGAAGGACTTCCCCGGTCGCGAGCTGATCAGCATTCCGCCCGAGATGGCCTTCGGCACCGGGGACCACGCCACCACCTCAACCTGCCTGCGCATTCTGGTCGATATCGCGAAGACCCGCGGCGCGGGTTGGAGCTGCGCCGATCTTGGCACGGGTAGCGGCCTGCTCGCCATCGCCGCTAGGAAACTGGGCGCGGGAGACACCTTCGCCTGCGATCACGACCCCTTCGCCGTCAAAGTGGCGGAGCGGAATTTCGAGCGCAATGGCACCCCGGGGATCGAGACCAAAGAGCTCGACATCCTCACTTGGAAGCCGCGGAAGAAATACGATGTCGTCCTGGCGAACATCTTCTCCACCGTCCTCATCCAGGCATTCCCGGTGATCACCAAAACCCTCAGGCCCGGCGGCGATATCGTCCTCTCCGGCATTCTGGCCGATCAGGCTTGGGATGTCTTCACCGCCGCCGCCAGTCACGGCCTCGGCTTCCCGGAGGTCATCCGCAAGGGCAGGTGGATCACCGCCCGCGGCGCCTGGATGAACGACCTGACCGCCTGA
- a CDS encoding DNA adenine methylase, giving the protein MLRHPKPLVSWAGGKRRLLKHLLPLIPSHVCYAEVFGGGGAMLFAKERSKLEVYNDINGELVNLYRQVKWHPAELRNEIALVPSSRELFRSFMASHGLTEIQRAARFLLINRWSFGGLGDSYGISKIAGGGGGNVSLLSLSENVSAVSQRLDRVNIENLDWRKVFAKYDGPSTFFFVDPPYIRASDTNYSAWFPEEMLELRAALELLQGSWLLTVDDSPECRQIFAGLPMRSVGRANGIENRPGRKRNKVYHELIIGPKLPLGVPELRPNCRPNGTQNRRKPLESRVS; this is encoded by the coding sequence ATGCTTCGTCATCCAAAACCACTCGTCTCATGGGCAGGCGGCAAGCGCCGACTGCTGAAACACCTGCTTCCTCTCATCCCGTCGCATGTTTGCTATGCGGAGGTCTTTGGAGGAGGCGGGGCAATGCTGTTCGCCAAGGAGCGGTCAAAGCTCGAGGTCTATAACGACATCAACGGTGAACTCGTGAACCTATACCGACAGGTCAAGTGGCATCCCGCCGAACTCCGCAACGAGATTGCCCTCGTGCCTAGCAGTCGCGAACTCTTCCGGAGCTTCATGGCTTCCCACGGCCTGACGGAGATTCAGCGCGCGGCTCGATTTCTCCTGATCAACCGCTGGTCCTTTGGCGGCCTAGGTGACTCCTACGGCATTTCGAAAATCGCAGGCGGCGGCGGCGGGAATGTCAGCCTCCTAAGCCTTTCCGAGAACGTTTCAGCGGTTTCCCAACGACTTGATCGGGTAAATATCGAGAACCTCGATTGGAGGAAGGTTTTTGCCAAGTACGACGGACCCAGTACTTTCTTCTTTGTGGATCCTCCATACATTAGAGCATCCGATACTAACTATTCAGCCTGGTTTCCCGAAGAGATGCTCGAGCTTCGTGCAGCCTTGGAACTGCTGCAGGGTTCTTGGTTGCTCACCGTCGACGACAGCCCTGAATGCCGCCAGATTTTTGCCGGTCTTCCGATGCGTTCGGTTGGTCGTGCTAACGGCATTGAGAATCGGCCGGGTCGCAAGCGTAACAAGGTCTACCACGAGTTGATAATCGGGCCAAAATTGCCACTGGGGGTGCCCGAATTGCGCCCGAATTGTCGCCCTAACGGAACTCAAAACCGGAGAAAACCCCTTGAATCAAGGGTTTCATGA
- a CDS encoding HNH endonuclease signature motif containing protein → MRNARFTRKISKAKTFRSLRDTRTYDRSWHAYSRRYLVAHPICYCDHVRTWQGGTEVVVSFGPAGTVAPAGHTDHIRPVRMGGAMYDPTNHQPLCHSCHSKKTARWG, encoded by the coding sequence ATGCGAAACGCTCGATTTACCCGTAAGATAAGCAAGGCCAAGACATTCCGAAGCCTTAGAGATACAAGGACATACGATAGGTCTTGGCATGCCTACAGCCGTCGCTACCTCGTAGCTCACCCGATCTGCTATTGCGATCACGTGAGAACATGGCAGGGCGGCACCGAGGTTGTTGTGTCCTTCGGCCCCGCGGGAACTGTCGCACCAGCAGGGCACACCGATCACATCCGACCAGTGCGCATGGGAGGCGCGATGTATGACCCAACGAACCATCAACCGCTCTGCCATTCGTGCCATTCCAAGAAGACCGCGCGATGGGGTTAG
- a CDS encoding phage terminase small subunit P27 family → MLALTGLLAPLCTEPPDLKGGIDAELEYERIAKELAKLGHLTDLNRQCLINYCEAWELAQVALKELADDGVTLVNAESGNRYMHPAMTVWSMARATMEKEAKNLGMTPASLQSIKNVKIPSSAKKQEDGPSAFLT, encoded by the coding sequence ATGCTGGCCCTAACAGGCCTGCTCGCTCCTTTGTGCACCGAGCCTCCCGACCTCAAAGGGGGTATCGACGCCGAGCTGGAATACGAGCGGATCGCGAAAGAGCTCGCGAAGCTCGGCCACCTCACGGACCTGAACCGGCAGTGCCTGATCAACTATTGCGAGGCATGGGAGCTTGCGCAGGTCGCGCTGAAGGAACTGGCGGATGACGGGGTCACGCTGGTCAATGCGGAGAGCGGCAACCGCTACATGCATCCGGCAATGACGGTGTGGTCGATGGCCCGGGCGACGATGGAGAAGGAAGCGAAGAACCTCGGCATGACCCCGGCATCCCTGCAGTCGATCAAGAACGTGAAGATCCCCTCCAGTGCCAAGAAGCAAGAAGACGGCCCCAGCGCCTTCCTCACCTAG
- a CDS encoding terminase large subunit, giving the protein MAVTYAREVASGKRLACRWVILACERFLRDLKRKDIRFDVVEADRAIAFIESFRRYKGQWAGQRMTLEPWQKFVIGNIFGWKWVESGLRRFKYAHIEVPRKNGKTLLAAGISLYLLCADREGGAEVYNAATKKDQAMILHRDARVLIEKSKDPDFRAAFDIRKNPPIIEYGAADSFMKPLGRDTEGDTTDGLNPHGVIADETHAWTTPGFWNVLNSALGARSQPLFLMITTAGHNMDSVGRSHSLIVQRILKGEDGGEGDDYFGIIFTIEEGDNIDDQVTWAKANPLYGVTVDEKKFRSQLALAKADPAINRELKTKWLNIWINQASLWLDSDKWAGAVDLEFERERLQGMRCYGGLDLAITRDLSSLVWVFPPQEGLERWTLLAKFWCPAADIITRSKRDKVPYQTWAEKGFIVPTPGEVMDFGYIKKQIEDDSRLFDVRAVGYDKTYAASIVNPLIEEGVNMLSFSQGILTISPYAKELERLVIEGSKLNHFGHPVLAWNAGNVVVHMDANGNIKPDKKKSEERIDGIIAAIMGLGVAIETEYDGSLAGEWDCTIL; this is encoded by the coding sequence GTGGCGGTGACCTATGCGCGCGAGGTGGCGAGCGGGAAGCGGTTGGCGTGCCGGTGGGTGATCTTGGCTTGCGAGCGGTTTCTGCGGGACCTCAAGCGGAAGGACATCCGCTTCGATGTGGTGGAGGCCGACCGGGCCATCGCGTTCATCGAGTCTTTCCGGCGCTACAAGGGGCAGTGGGCGGGGCAGCGGATGACGCTGGAGCCGTGGCAGAAGTTCGTGATCGGCAACATCTTCGGGTGGAAGTGGGTGGAGAGCGGGCTGCGGCGGTTCAAGTATGCGCATATCGAGGTGCCGCGGAAGAACGGCAAGACGCTGCTGGCGGCGGGGATCTCGCTGTATCTGCTCTGCGCGGACCGGGAGGGCGGGGCGGAGGTTTACAACGCGGCGACGAAGAAGGACCAGGCGATGATCCTGCACCGGGATGCGCGGGTCCTGATCGAGAAGTCGAAGGACCCGGATTTCCGGGCGGCCTTCGATATCCGGAAGAACCCGCCGATCATCGAATACGGGGCGGCGGATTCGTTCATGAAGCCCCTCGGCCGCGATACCGAGGGCGACACGACGGACGGCCTCAACCCGCACGGGGTGATTGCCGACGAGACGCATGCCTGGACCACACCGGGGTTCTGGAACGTGCTCAACTCGGCGCTCGGGGCGCGGTCGCAGCCGTTGTTCCTGATGATCACCACCGCGGGCCACAATATGGACTCGGTGGGGCGCTCGCACTCGCTGATCGTGCAGCGGATCCTGAAGGGCGAGGACGGCGGCGAGGGGGACGATTACTTCGGGATCATCTTCACGATCGAAGAGGGCGACAACATCGACGACCAGGTGACCTGGGCGAAGGCCAACCCGCTTTACGGGGTCACGGTCGACGAGAAGAAGTTCCGCTCGCAGCTCGCGCTGGCGAAGGCCGATCCGGCGATCAACCGGGAGCTCAAGACCAAATGGCTGAACATCTGGATCAACCAGGCATCGCTATGGCTGGACTCCGACAAGTGGGCGGGGGCGGTCGATTTGGAGTTCGAGCGGGAGCGGCTGCAGGGGATGCGGTGCTATGGCGGGCTAGACTTGGCGATCACGCGGGACCTGTCCTCGCTGGTGTGGGTGTTCCCGCCGCAGGAGGGGCTGGAGCGCTGGACTCTGCTGGCGAAGTTCTGGTGTCCGGCGGCGGACATCATCACGCGCTCGAAGCGGGACAAGGTGCCCTATCAGACCTGGGCGGAGAAGGGGTTCATCGTGCCGACGCCGGGGGAGGTGATGGACTTCGGATACATCAAGAAGCAGATCGAGGATGACAGCCGGCTCTTCGACGTGAGGGCGGTGGGCTACGACAAGACCTATGCTGCCTCGATCGTGAATCCGCTGATCGAGGAAGGGGTGAACATGCTGTCGTTCTCGCAGGGGATACTGACGATCTCGCCGTATGCCAAGGAGCTGGAGCGGCTGGTGATCGAGGGCTCGAAGCTGAATCACTTCGGGCATCCGGTGCTGGCGTGGAATGCCGGCAACGTGGTGGTGCACATGGACGCGAACGGCAACATCAAGCCGGACAAGAAGAAGTCGGAGGAGCGGATCGACGGGATCATTGCGGCGATCATGGGGCTGGGGGTGGCAATCGAGACGGAGTATGATGGCTCGCTGGCGGGGGAGTGGGATTGCACCATTCTATGA
- a CDS encoding DUF4062 domain-containing protein, which translates to MATPRIFVSSTYYDLRHIRKGIELFISELGYDSILFESGDIPFSHDLPLDASCYKEIGSSHILVLIIGGRYGSATSELKIILNDNELERHYQHYNSITQKELETALDEDIPVYIFVEKGVAAEYLTYKENRDNKTIRYAHVDSVNIFRLLDFIYARERNNLTKDFENLEDITSWLKAQWAGLFGDFLSKRSKEKTLQTLQAQLSSLKNVAETLKDYSENIIREVSPTEAEKIITQSKAKLDQQDLKDKLNSYQLIEHLIKHHSMSLDKLKSIFSKARSLHQLKLNLIGNSAPPSDCVFVNHYFHDNGGLKEINLIRATLSVPPLEPARRLGPKQPSLPRGETPPPPPPDRSGGTGA; encoded by the coding sequence ATGGCAACTCCACGAATTTTTGTCAGCTCAACATACTACGATCTCCGCCACATTAGAAAGGGCATTGAGCTGTTCATTTCCGAGCTTGGATACGACAGTATTTTATTTGAGAGTGGTGACATTCCATTCTCGCATGATTTACCGCTCGATGCCTCATGCTACAAAGAAATTGGAAGCTCTCACATTCTTGTTTTGATCATCGGCGGTCGGTACGGCTCCGCAACCTCAGAGCTCAAGATTATATTGAATGACAACGAGCTAGAGCGCCATTATCAGCACTATAATTCCATCACGCAAAAGGAGCTAGAAACTGCACTCGATGAAGATATTCCGGTGTATATTTTCGTTGAGAAGGGAGTGGCGGCCGAGTATTTAACCTACAAGGAGAATCGAGACAATAAAACCATCCGTTACGCCCATGTCGACAGCGTCAACATCTTCAGACTCCTCGACTTCATATACGCACGAGAGCGCAACAACCTTACCAAGGATTTCGAAAACCTTGAAGACATTACTTCATGGCTAAAAGCACAGTGGGCAGGTCTTTTTGGCGACTTTTTATCGAAGAGATCAAAAGAAAAGACACTGCAGACGCTCCAAGCACAACTTTCGAGCCTCAAGAACGTCGCCGAGACGCTTAAAGATTACTCCGAAAACATAATTCGGGAGGTCTCCCCAACAGAAGCGGAGAAGATCATAACGCAAAGCAAGGCAAAATTGGATCAGCAGGACTTAAAAGACAAACTCAACTCGTATCAGCTAATCGAGCACTTGATCAAACACCACTCCATGAGCTTAGACAAGCTTAAGTCCATTTTCAGCAAAGCTCGCAGCCTACATCAGCTCAAGCTCAACCTTATCGGCAATTCTGCCCCCCCGTCAGACTGCGTTTTCGTTAACCATTACTTTCATGACAATGGAGGATTAAAGGAGATTAATTTAATCCGTGCAACGCTTAGTGTACCGCCATTAGAGCCCGCACGGCGGCTTGGTCCAAAACAGCCATCCCTTCCTCGAGGCGAGACCCCGCCCCCGCCCCCGCCTGACCGGTCCGGCGGTACAGGCGCCTAA
- a CDS encoding phage portal protein has translation MVGSWFAPQVCDVIRRILAAAHAFSASANTPAVPVEGGGGVVGGGTLDVTAPISDWRRLWGDGDGGTSSADRLAAVYGCVSVIASSIAAMPLQLYRSNGDKRERERKHRLAGFLGDAPNEAMTWTQLREALLYTMILRGNAHARCFWSGGFVREMFPLPLGTVTSKITDLRRVVYEVGTNPWKVPAGHFSKPDVAHFKALSADGIDGINPIRHCRLSTAAAAALATYGKSSAEDGQPIRGIITAQTTFKNHDQAKDVRKRWSEAWRGAQNGDGVAIFEGGDMKFHQVTMSMRDAQFIESMSFSVEEICRIFNVPPHKVQKLDRATFNNIEHLSREFYMATLVPWITRVEATLNQCLLTKGDRDAGFYLRHNADGLLRGDLQSRSEAMAKQISSGLMTPNEGRALEDRAPLDGGDRLLFSTNHVPLEMLGRHESSEERVAGSEGEQPKKETKEKL, from the coding sequence ATGGTCGGGTCATGGTTTGCCCCGCAAGTTTGTGACGTGATTCGCCGGATTCTTGCTGCTGCCCATGCTTTCTCGGCTTCTGCCAATACGCCGGCGGTGCCGGTGGAGGGTGGGGGTGGGGTAGTTGGGGGTGGGACTTTGGATGTCACGGCGCCGATCTCGGATTGGCGGCGGTTGTGGGGGGATGGGGATGGGGGGACTTCGTCGGCGGACCGGTTGGCGGCGGTGTACGGGTGCGTGTCGGTGATCGCGTCGTCGATCGCGGCGATGCCGTTGCAGCTCTATCGTTCCAACGGGGACAAGCGGGAGCGGGAGAGGAAGCACCGGTTGGCGGGGTTCCTGGGGGATGCGCCGAACGAGGCGATGACCTGGACGCAGCTGCGGGAGGCCTTGCTCTACACGATGATCCTGCGCGGCAATGCTCATGCGCGGTGCTTCTGGTCGGGCGGGTTCGTGCGGGAGATGTTCCCGCTGCCGCTGGGGACGGTGACTTCGAAGATCACGGACTTGCGGCGGGTGGTCTACGAGGTCGGCACGAATCCGTGGAAGGTGCCGGCGGGGCATTTCTCCAAGCCGGATGTGGCGCACTTCAAGGCGCTGTCGGCGGACGGGATCGACGGGATCAACCCGATCCGGCATTGCCGCCTATCCACGGCGGCGGCGGCGGCCTTGGCGACCTACGGCAAGAGCTCGGCTGAGGATGGGCAGCCGATCCGCGGGATCATCACGGCGCAGACTACGTTCAAAAACCACGACCAGGCGAAGGATGTGCGGAAGCGCTGGAGCGAGGCGTGGCGCGGGGCGCAGAACGGCGACGGGGTGGCAATCTTCGAGGGCGGGGACATGAAGTTCCACCAGGTGACGATGAGCATGCGCGACGCGCAGTTCATCGAGAGCATGAGCTTCTCGGTGGAGGAGATCTGCCGGATCTTCAACGTGCCGCCGCACAAGGTGCAGAAGCTCGACCGGGCGACCTTCAACAACATCGAGCACCTCTCGCGCGAGTTCTACATGGCGACACTGGTACCGTGGATCACGCGGGTCGAGGCGACGCTCAACCAGTGCTTGCTGACGAAGGGGGATCGGGATGCGGGGTTCTACCTGCGGCACAATGCGGACGGGCTGTTGCGGGGTGATCTGCAGAGCCGTTCGGAGGCGATGGCGAAGCAGATTTCATCGGGACTGATGACGCCGAACGAAGGGCGGGCGCTAGAGGACCGGGCGCCGCTGGACGGGGGCGACCGGTTGCTGTTCTCCACGAATCATGTGCCGCTGGAGATGCTGGGGAGGCATGAGAGTAGCGAGGAGCGAGTAGCAGGTAGCGAGGGTGAACAGCCGAAGAAGGAAACCAAAGAGAAGCTATGA